The following are from one region of the Phycisphaerales bacterium genome:
- a CDS encoding DUF839 domain-containing protein: protein MHLPEVSRRQFLQSAAAVTLGFGGLQSLFARGAMATPASGDIGLGFGPLRSDPHGILDLPVGFAYQIISCIGQTMSDGLLVPGLPDAMGTFEGPGGTTIIVRNHELDPSKKNGSPFGEGQRLAGRLPRAKFYDAGFGEYHSYGGTTTIVYDTRTGTVEKEYLSLAGTIRNCAGGPTPWGTWITCEETAERASDRYGEKKIFEKDHGYNFEVPVSASPMLADAVPLKAMGRFMHEAVCVHPDTGIVYQTEDRHDGLIYRFVPNTPGKLRDGGRLQALCVKGQLSLDTRNWERQKVAIGERLEVRWIDMDDVESPEDDLRKRGFAKGAARFARGEGMWWGALADDSPASAYFACTSGGRINKGQIWRYTPSPVEGSSGEDKQPGVLELFIEPNDAGLVDNADNITVAPFGDLVICEDGADEQYLVGVTPEGRIYKIGRNARSNSEFAGACFSPDGTTMFVNIQTAGLTLAITGPWESRRAS from the coding sequence ATGCACTTGCCTGAAGTCTCCCGCCGCCAGTTCCTGCAGTCCGCCGCCGCGGTGACGCTGGGGTTCGGGGGGTTGCAGTCGCTGTTTGCGCGGGGGGCGATGGCGACGCCGGCGAGCGGGGATATTGGGCTTGGGTTCGGGCCATTGCGGTCCGATCCGCATGGGATTCTGGACCTGCCCGTAGGGTTTGCGTACCAAATCATCAGCTGCATCGGGCAGACCATGAGCGATGGGCTGCTGGTGCCGGGGCTGCCCGACGCGATGGGGACGTTCGAGGGGCCGGGCGGCACGACGATCATCGTGCGGAATCATGAGCTGGACCCGAGCAAGAAGAACGGCAGCCCGTTTGGGGAAGGGCAGCGACTGGCGGGACGGCTGCCGCGGGCAAAGTTTTATGACGCGGGGTTCGGCGAGTACCACAGCTACGGCGGCACGACGACGATCGTGTACGACACCAGGACGGGCACGGTGGAGAAGGAGTACCTGTCGCTGGCGGGGACGATCCGGAATTGTGCGGGCGGGCCGACGCCGTGGGGGACGTGGATTACGTGCGAGGAGACGGCAGAGCGTGCGAGCGATCGTTACGGCGAGAAGAAGATCTTCGAGAAGGATCACGGGTACAACTTTGAGGTGCCGGTGAGCGCGTCGCCCATGCTTGCCGATGCGGTGCCGTTGAAGGCGATGGGACGGTTCATGCACGAGGCGGTGTGCGTGCACCCGGATACGGGGATCGTGTACCAGACCGAGGATCGGCACGACGGTTTGATCTATCGGTTCGTTCCGAACACGCCGGGTAAGCTGCGCGACGGCGGGCGTTTGCAGGCGTTGTGCGTGAAGGGCCAGTTGAGCCTCGACACGCGGAACTGGGAGCGGCAGAAGGTCGCGATCGGCGAGCGGCTGGAAGTCCGGTGGATCGACATGGACGACGTCGAGAGCCCCGAGGACGACCTGCGGAAGCGTGGGTTCGCGAAGGGGGCGGCCCGGTTCGCTCGCGGCGAGGGCATGTGGTGGGGGGCGCTTGCCGACGACTCGCCGGCGTCGGCGTACTTCGCGTGCACGAGTGGGGGGCGGATCAACAAGGGGCAGATCTGGCGGTACACGCCGTCGCCCGTCGAGGGCTCGAGCGGTGAGGACAAGCAGCCGGGTGTGCTGGAATTGTTCATCGAGCCCAATGATGCGGGCCTGGTCGACAATGCCGACAATATTACGGTCGCGCCGTTTGGCGATCTTGTAATCTGCGAGGATGGGGCGGACGAGCAGTACCTGGTAGGCGTGACGCCGGAGGGGCGGATCTACAAGATCGGGCGGAATGCGCGGAGCAACAGCGAGTTCGCGGGCGCGTGCTTCAGCCCGGATGGCACGACGATGTTCGTGAACATCCAGACGGCGGGGCTGACGCTGGCGATCACCGGGCCGTGGGAGAGCCGGCGGGCGAGTTGA
- a CDS encoding 2-hydroxyacid dehydrogenase yields MRALVYSTRAFDRQALEEANGGRHEMEYVEASLGEVTADLAGGFDAVVIFSQDDASAAVLEKLKACGVGLVALRAAGFNQVDLEAAERLGIAVARVPAYSPEAVAEHAVGLMLCLNRKIHRAYNRVRERNFALEGLMGFDMKGKTVGVVGAGRIGLAACRILLGFGCRVLAYDVQPSEEGRSLGVEFVDMDRLLRESDIVTLHCPLTPKTRHLIDAEALGKMKDGAMLINTSRGAVVDTRAVIGAMKSRRLGSLGIDVYEEEGDLFFKDLSSEILDDEVFARLLTFPNVLVTGHQGFFTREALANIAETTIANLTGFEDGSVPRENVATTAMVA; encoded by the coding sequence ATGAGGGCACTGGTGTACAGCACGCGGGCGTTCGATCGGCAGGCGCTGGAGGAAGCAAACGGGGGGCGACACGAGATGGAGTACGTGGAGGCGTCGCTGGGGGAAGTGACGGCCGACCTTGCGGGCGGATTCGACGCCGTGGTCATCTTCAGCCAGGACGATGCGTCGGCGGCCGTGCTGGAGAAGTTGAAGGCCTGCGGCGTTGGGCTCGTCGCGTTGCGGGCGGCGGGTTTTAACCAAGTGGATCTGGAGGCGGCCGAGCGGCTTGGGATCGCGGTGGCCCGGGTGCCGGCGTATTCGCCCGAGGCGGTGGCCGAGCACGCGGTGGGGCTGATGCTGTGCCTGAATCGCAAGATCCATCGTGCGTACAACCGCGTGCGCGAGCGGAACTTTGCGCTCGAGGGGCTGATGGGCTTTGACATGAAGGGCAAGACGGTCGGGGTCGTCGGGGCCGGGCGGATCGGGCTGGCGGCGTGTCGCATATTGCTTGGTTTTGGCTGCCGCGTGCTGGCGTACGACGTACAGCCGAGCGAGGAGGGGCGGTCGCTGGGCGTGGAGTTCGTTGATATGGACCGGCTGCTGCGCGAGAGCGACATCGTGACGCTGCATTGTCCGCTGACGCCGAAGACGCGGCACCTGATCGACGCGGAAGCACTCGGAAAGATGAAGGACGGAGCGATGCTGATCAACACGAGCCGTGGGGCGGTGGTGGATACGCGCGCGGTGATCGGTGCGATGAAGTCACGCCGGCTCGGGTCGCTGGGCATCGACGTGTACGAGGAGGAGGGGGACCTGTTCTTCAAGGATCTGTCGAGCGAGATCCTGGACGATGAGGTGTTCGCCCGGCTGCTGACGTTTCCGAACGTGTTGGTCACCGGCCACCAGGGCTTCTTCACGCGCGAGGCGCTGGCGAACATCGCCGAGACGACGATCGCGAATTTGACGGGTTTCGAGGATGGGAGCGTGCCGCGGGAGAACGTGGCGACGACGGCGATGGTTGCTTAG
- a CDS encoding S8 family serine peptidase: MPTSPSVRRRLTDLFRLAGAATPRRGDVPTIVEALEPRVLLSSTVELPDGVEIRPWKGGEVAAIEDSWIATFDRSVNKETLTAEFSKLVNELGIAIDGYMHRGTRFVEFLTPDPLNEVAIEWIRGRMGNLINVEPNVAYAPQRVANDPLNDGAWWIDNEGQPIPGQPQGTPGADIKLEEAWEVTTGSSGVVIAVVDTGVEWYHEDLADNIWSNAGEIPGNGIDDDGNGYIDDVRGWDFGTATFGPGGTGQFGGDNDPDDTAVGGGHGTAVAGTIGAVGNNGIGIAGVNWDVSILPIKIANEQGALVGGAIIAAHQYLTGLINSGTNIVASNNSYGAFAPTFFEEFEEFDFERQAIEDFIAAGATFVASAGNDSNDNDDSFTAYPAAYNLPGIVSVAATNNRDELAGFSNFGETTVDVAAPGEAILTTAVNGQYTYIDGTSFSGPIVAGIVGLMKTVRPDLTPEQVAQALIDSSDPIPALQDRVVADGRVNAARALQIITTDGPLVLQVSPGQIAGSPVNQVQVSFSEPVQSLPADILSRISLIRAGGDGSFFDGNEVTVNLSTATLDASRTVLTLTPVGSLSAIDDYRLTIDNTAIRDDEGNFLNGDSTSGEDEIYEFELILAPGIGEPNDRLATATPAIIPGGGDGTVTFAGRTIGDGVFGGLDVDLYRLDLPRGGLISARVLAQQLPTPSTLDGVLRLFDAAGQELAINDQFFGNDPFIDYFVPSAGVYYVGVSGFGNESYLPLVPASGQTQSRGNYDLRLDVALIGDADVSRGNSYDAPGLTVPDQSVLVDSILVSDSREVRDVNVTLDINHSFVSDLTVDLVGPQGQQVRLFGGIGADADNVLGAVFDSDATRSILSATAADAPFTGSWRPQGSLDVFDGASAQGVWQLVVRDTKGNDVGSLLGWTLDFVLENDIFGPFELNDTLTTARLIEPSQGTVNINAFLGDGGFGVRDVDLYQFEAAAGSTFSVEATSSGVADLAIRLFDASGNELQSSNPAGELDAAIEGFVFVDGGTYYVGISDSSRAVAPGVYDPTVVGSGADGQSVGAYSLEVQLNSGVSDPGVSLSGDRLSAGVSASGAWGLDGLGIMFGGAEFLAGLNEGRPAFFGLGTDTGAFVNDGAGSSQDVPFNVTSQSTPTVNRVAVSGVTNGFLVNRAISYGAGDNFIAIDVSLTNTTERRISDVLWTEGFNPDQNLSTTGSLFTINDVIDGQPMAVATGSNGLAIALAADPADARANAFFASLSADVRNPQSVLDRMVADPDGLSADLTMALNYDIGDVDPGQTTTMRYFIFLSEQGQEGIAGDNGLQATATNTRADGMRMDTGLLTYDPTSPADDSEGLAGLAYRQYYPEGFANDRASTFVPLTNFTNTDARVVVIVRYEDPSIPLRDQVIFDGMVGANTRSPDALTVTTPELYAMGSDTNVFNPVTGMADGVYKDTPYALEVRSSVPVAATMSHFDFGSSTGEAFSGVASETWSFGSVSIGQGSSDFVTFLNTTGNTTKVSLFLFPLSGQGGQATELVYTLDGYRRGGWNFNNELANGQLAGRITPGDYGVSIVATEPIVAASSSFGNGAGSAKLGEANLGATQGAIAEGQIGQSSESETISVFNPSSSAATVTLQFIFQDGGAIRQTVNVAAGRVSLVNVADIALFPTGTPYGVFYESSQAVVVSSSTRGLGEALSSSTANNAHSLWGFSEGFAPLQGGQVREYLRVYNPGLSDTLLEITFRFTDGSTETFRRVAGASRVSEFNLRNFISQSRFDAASDAGGTGVFYGFTVKSSTGIVAYQGRTDSFFDGSFGTLGVPLGIESGIS, translated from the coding sequence ATGCCCACGAGCCCATCCGTTCGCCGTCGCCTGACCGACCTGTTTCGCCTGGCTGGCGCCGCCACGCCTCGTCGTGGGGACGTTCCGACCATCGTGGAGGCGTTGGAGCCTCGCGTGCTGCTGTCTTCGACGGTGGAGCTTCCCGATGGGGTGGAGATTCGTCCGTGGAAGGGCGGCGAGGTTGCGGCGATCGAGGATTCGTGGATCGCGACGTTCGATCGCTCTGTCAATAAGGAAACGCTGACTGCCGAGTTCAGCAAGCTGGTGAACGAGCTTGGGATCGCGATCGACGGGTACATGCACCGCGGTACGCGGTTCGTCGAGTTCCTGACGCCTGATCCGCTGAACGAGGTGGCGATCGAGTGGATCCGGGGGCGGATGGGCAACCTGATCAACGTTGAGCCAAACGTTGCGTATGCGCCCCAGCGCGTGGCCAACGACCCGCTGAACGACGGCGCGTGGTGGATCGACAACGAGGGGCAACCCATCCCGGGCCAGCCGCAGGGCACGCCGGGCGCGGACATCAAGCTCGAGGAAGCGTGGGAGGTCACGACCGGTTCGAGCGGCGTGGTGATCGCGGTGGTTGATACGGGTGTGGAGTGGTACCACGAGGACCTTGCGGACAACATCTGGTCGAACGCGGGCGAGATTCCGGGTAACGGCATCGACGACGACGGAAACGGGTACATCGACGACGTTCGTGGCTGGGACTTCGGCACGGCGACCTTTGGCCCGGGCGGCACGGGCCAGTTCGGCGGCGACAACGACCCGGACGACACGGCGGTTGGTGGCGGTCACGGCACGGCGGTGGCCGGCACGATCGGTGCGGTCGGCAACAACGGCATCGGCATCGCGGGCGTGAACTGGGACGTCTCGATCCTGCCGATCAAGATCGCCAACGAGCAGGGCGCCCTGGTGGGTGGCGCGATCATCGCGGCCCACCAGTACCTGACCGGGCTGATCAACAGCGGCACGAACATCGTGGCGAGCAACAACAGCTACGGCGCGTTCGCGCCGACCTTCTTCGAGGAGTTCGAGGAGTTTGACTTCGAGCGTCAGGCGATCGAGGACTTCATCGCGGCGGGCGCGACGTTCGTGGCTTCGGCCGGCAACGACAGCAACGACAACGACGACTCGTTCACGGCGTATCCGGCGGCGTACAACCTGCCGGGCATCGTGTCGGTGGCGGCGACGAACAACCGCGACGAGTTGGCGGGCTTCTCGAACTTCGGCGAGACCACGGTGGACGTGGCGGCGCCGGGCGAGGCGATCCTGACCACGGCGGTGAACGGCCAGTACACGTACATCGACGGCACGAGCTTCTCGGGTCCGATCGTGGCGGGCATCGTCGGCCTGATGAAGACGGTGCGGCCTGATCTGACGCCCGAGCAGGTGGCCCAGGCCCTGATTGACTCGTCGGATCCGATTCCGGCGTTGCAGGACCGCGTGGTGGCCGATGGTCGCGTGAACGCGGCCCGGGCGTTGCAGATCATCACGACTGATGGCCCGCTGGTGCTGCAGGTGAGCCCTGGGCAGATCGCCGGTTCGCCGGTGAACCAGGTGCAGGTGTCGTTCAGCGAGCCGGTGCAATCGTTGCCGGCCGACATCCTGAGCCGGATCTCGCTGATCCGGGCTGGAGGGGATGGGAGCTTCTTCGACGGCAACGAGGTGACGGTGAACCTGTCGACCGCGACGCTGGACGCCTCGCGGACGGTGCTGACGCTGACGCCCGTTGGCTCGCTCAGCGCGATCGACGACTACCGGCTGACGATCGACAACACGGCGATTCGTGACGACGAGGGCAATTTCCTCAACGGCGATTCGACGAGCGGTGAGGACGAGATCTACGAGTTCGAGTTGATCCTGGCCCCGGGCATCGGCGAGCCGAACGACCGCCTGGCGACGGCGACGCCGGCGATCATTCCCGGCGGTGGTGACGGCACGGTCACGTTTGCCGGCCGGACGATTGGCGATGGCGTCTTCGGTGGGCTGGACGTGGACCTGTATCGCCTGGATCTTCCGCGTGGCGGCCTGATCTCGGCCCGCGTGCTGGCGCAGCAGCTTCCCACGCCCAGCACGCTGGACGGCGTGTTGCGATTGTTCGACGCGGCGGGCCAGGAACTGGCGATCAACGACCAGTTCTTCGGCAACGACCCGTTCATCGATTACTTCGTGCCCAGCGCGGGCGTGTACTACGTGGGCGTGAGCGGCTTCGGCAATGAGTCGTATCTGCCGCTGGTGCCGGCGAGCGGTCAGACGCAGTCTCGCGGCAACTATGACCTGCGGCTTGACGTGGCGCTCATCGGCGACGCAGACGTGAGCCGGGGGAACAGCTACGACGCACCGGGCCTGACGGTGCCGGATCAGAGCGTGCTGGTGGATTCGATTCTCGTGAGCGATTCTCGCGAGGTGCGCGATGTTAACGTGACGCTGGACATCAACCACAGCTTCGTGAGCGACCTGACGGTGGATCTGGTTGGCCCGCAGGGTCAGCAGGTGCGGCTGTTTGGCGGCATTGGCGCCGATGCGGACAACGTGCTTGGCGCGGTGTTCGACAGTGATGCGACGCGGAGCATCTTGAGCGCGACGGCGGCGGATGCGCCGTTCACCGGCTCGTGGCGTCCTCAGGGCTCGCTGGACGTGTTCGACGGCGCGTCGGCGCAGGGCGTGTGGCAACTCGTGGTTCGCGACACGAAGGGCAACGACGTGGGCAGCCTGCTGGGCTGGACGCTGGACTTCGTGCTTGAGAACGACATCTTCGGTCCGTTTGAGTTGAACGACACGCTGACGACGGCGCGCTTGATCGAGCCTTCGCAGGGCACGGTGAACATCAACGCGTTCCTGGGTGACGGCGGCTTTGGGGTTCGTGACGTTGACCTGTATCAGTTCGAGGCGGCCGCGGGCAGCACGTTCTCGGTCGAGGCGACCTCTTCGGGCGTGGCGGACCTGGCGATTCGCCTGTTCGACGCCTCGGGCAATGAGCTGCAGTCGTCGAACCCGGCCGGCGAGCTGGACGCGGCGATCGAGGGCTTCGTGTTCGTCGACGGCGGCACGTACTACGTGGGCATCAGCGACTCGTCGCGTGCGGTGGCGCCGGGCGTGTACGACCCGACGGTGGTCGGCTCGGGCGCGGACGGCCAGTCAGTGGGCGCATACTCGCTGGAGGTTCAGCTGAACTCGGGCGTGAGCGACCCGGGCGTTTCGCTGTCGGGTGATCGCCTGTCGGCGGGCGTGTCGGCCAGCGGCGCGTGGGGCCTGGACGGGCTGGGCATCATGTTTGGAGGAGCCGAGTTCCTGGCCGGATTGAACGAAGGACGGCCGGCGTTCTTCGGCCTTGGCACCGATACCGGCGCGTTCGTGAACGATGGCGCGGGCAGCAGCCAGGACGTGCCGTTCAACGTGACCAGCCAGTCGACGCCGACGGTGAACCGCGTTGCGGTGAGCGGCGTGACCAACGGCTTCCTGGTGAACCGTGCGATCAGCTACGGCGCGGGCGACAACTTCATCGCCATCGACGTGTCGCTCACGAACACGACCGAGCGCCGCATCAGCGACGTGCTGTGGACCGAGGGCTTCAACCCCGATCAGAACTTGAGCACGACGGGCAGCCTGTTCACGATCAACGATGTGATCGATGGGCAGCCGATGGCGGTGGCTACGGGCAGCAACGGTCTGGCGATCGCCCTGGCGGCCGACCCGGCCGATGCGAGGGCGAACGCATTCTTTGCTTCGCTGTCGGCGGACGTGCGCAATCCGCAGAGCGTGCTGGATCGGATGGTGGCCGACCCCGACGGGCTGTCGGCCGATCTGACGATGGCGTTGAACTATGACATCGGCGACGTGGACCCGGGCCAGACCACGACGATGCGATACTTCATCTTCCTGAGCGAGCAGGGCCAGGAAGGCATCGCGGGCGACAACGGCCTGCAGGCGACGGCGACCAACACGCGTGCGGACGGCATGCGGATGGACACCGGGCTGCTGACGTACGACCCGACCTCGCCGGCGGACGACAGCGAGGGTCTGGCGGGCCTGGCGTATCGCCAGTACTACCCCGAGGGATTCGCCAACGATCGCGCGAGCACGTTCGTACCGCTGACGAACTTCACGAATACCGACGCCCGCGTGGTGGTGATCGTGCGGTACGAGGACCCGAGCATTCCGCTGCGGGACCAGGTGATCTTCGACGGCATGGTGGGCGCCAACACGCGCAGTCCCGACGCCCTGACCGTGACGACGCCCGAGCTGTACGCGATGGGCAGCGACACGAACGTGTTCAATCCGGTGACGGGCATGGCCGACGGCGTGTACAAGGACACGCCCTACGCGCTGGAGGTTCGCTCGTCGGTGCCGGTTGCGGCGACCATGAGCCACTTCGATTTTGGTTCGTCGACGGGTGAGGCGTTCAGCGGTGTCGCCAGCGAGACGTGGAGCTTCGGCAGCGTCTCGATCGGACAGGGCAGCAGCGACTTCGTGACGTTCCTGAACACCACGGGCAACACGACGAAGGTGAGCCTGTTCCTGTTCCCGCTGAGCGGGCAGGGCGGACAGGCCACGGAACTGGTGTACACGCTGGATGGCTACCGCCGCGGCGGTTGGAACTTCAATAACGAGCTTGCCAACGGCCAGCTGGCCGGTCGGATCACGCCGGGCGACTACGGCGTGTCGATCGTGGCGACCGAGCCGATCGTGGCGGCGTCGAGCAGCTTCGGCAACGGGGCGGGTTCGGCGAAGCTGGGCGAGGCGAACCTGGGTGCGACGCAGGGCGCCATTGCCGAGGGCCAGATCGGCCAGTCGAGCGAGAGCGAGACGATCAGCGTGTTCAACCCGTCGTCGTCGGCTGCGACGGTGACGCTGCAGTTCATCTTCCAGGATGGCGGCGCCATCCGGCAGACGGTGAACGTGGCGGCGGGCCGGGTGAGTTTGGTGAACGTTGCGGACATCGCGCTGTTCCCGACCGGCACGCCCTATGGCGTGTTCTACGAGAGCAGCCAGGCCGTGGTGGTCTCGAGCAGCACGCGTGGGCTTGGCGAGGCGTTGTCGAGCTCGACGGCCAACAACGCGCACAGCCTGTGGGGCTTCAGCGAGGGCTTCGCGCCGCTGCAGGGCGGTCAGGTGCGTGAGTACCTGCGGGTGTACAACCCGGGCCTGAGCGACACGCTGCTGGAGATCACGTTCCGATTCACCGATGGCAGCACGGAGACGTTCCGCCGGGTGGCGGGGGCGTCGCGGGTGAGCGAGTTCAACCTGCGGAACTTCATCAGCCAGTCGCGCTTCGATGCGGCCAGTGATGCCGGGGGCACGGGCGTGTTCTACGGCTTCACGGTGAAGAGCTCGACGGGCATCGTGGCCTACCAGGGCCGGACGGACAGCTTCTTCGACGGCTCGTTCGGCACCCTGGGCGTGCCGCTTGGCATCGAGAGCGGCATCTCCTAA
- a CDS encoding glycosyltransferase N-terminal domain-containing protein, whose amino-acid sequence MIGAVTNAVYLGVAAATAPWWARKARGGWGERFGRIEPLPGKDEDGRPRVMLHTVSVGETNAVRALVPLLTPRARVIVTATTDTGLARARELYGATCDVRRYPLDATFAVRRFLDAVRPDVVGLAELELWPNFVAACRKRGVPVAVINGRISERSFSGYRKLRPVLKGAFGSLAAVGAQDETYARRFVAMGVPAERVRVTGSLKWDSAPDPYPGDVSDRAAGLAAAMGIDRSRPVLVAGSTGPGEEALLDAACPDGVQLVCAPRKPERFDEAAAALPGCVRRSAGVASGGDRFLLDTLGELGAAYELADVVVVGRSFGPVDGPVQGSDPMEPAALGRPVVTGPAHANFATVVGVLGAAGALRVVDAAGLRGVIEDLFGDGGVRDSMSAAALQCVAEQRGASERQASMLLELAGVALG is encoded by the coding sequence GTGATCGGGGCGGTGACCAACGCGGTGTACCTGGGTGTGGCGGCGGCGACGGCGCCGTGGTGGGCCCGCAAGGCGCGCGGGGGCTGGGGTGAGCGTTTCGGGCGGATCGAGCCGCTGCCGGGCAAGGACGAGGATGGCCGGCCTCGGGTGATGCTGCACACGGTGTCGGTCGGGGAAACCAACGCGGTGCGGGCGTTGGTGCCGCTGCTGACGCCACGGGCGCGTGTGATCGTGACGGCGACGACGGATACGGGGCTGGCGCGGGCGCGGGAGTTGTATGGGGCCACGTGCGACGTGCGGCGGTATCCGCTGGACGCGACGTTTGCGGTGCGGCGATTTCTGGACGCGGTGCGGCCGGACGTGGTTGGGCTGGCGGAGCTGGAGTTGTGGCCGAACTTCGTGGCGGCGTGTCGGAAGCGGGGCGTGCCTGTGGCGGTGATCAATGGACGGATCAGCGAGCGTTCGTTTTCTGGGTATCGCAAGCTGCGGCCGGTGCTGAAGGGTGCGTTCGGATCTCTGGCCGCGGTGGGGGCCCAGGACGAGACGTATGCACGCCGGTTCGTTGCGATGGGCGTGCCGGCGGAGCGGGTGCGGGTGACGGGCAGCTTGAAGTGGGATTCGGCACCGGATCCGTACCCCGGCGACGTGTCTGATCGGGCGGCGGGGCTGGCGGCGGCGATGGGGATTGATCGGAGTCGGCCGGTGCTGGTGGCCGGTAGTACGGGTCCCGGGGAGGAGGCGCTGCTGGATGCGGCATGTCCGGACGGGGTGCAGCTGGTGTGCGCGCCGCGGAAGCCCGAGCGTTTCGACGAGGCGGCGGCGGCGTTGCCGGGGTGCGTTCGGCGTTCGGCGGGTGTTGCGAGTGGGGGAGATCGATTCCTGCTGGACACGCTGGGTGAGCTCGGGGCGGCGTACGAGCTGGCGGACGTGGTGGTGGTGGGGCGGAGCTTCGGGCCTGTGGATGGGCCGGTGCAGGGGAGCGACCCGATGGAGCCTGCGGCGCTTGGGCGGCCGGTGGTGACGGGGCCTGCCCATGCCAATTTTGCGACGGTGGTGGGCGTCCTGGGCGCGGCTGGCGCCTTGCGGGTGGTGGACGCGGCGGGGCTGCGCGGGGTGATTGAGGATTTGTTCGGGGATGGGGGCGTGCGGGATTCGATGTCGGCGGCGGCGCTGCAATGCGTGGCTGAGCAGCGGGGCGCGAGCGAGCGCCAGGCTTCGATGTTGCTGGAGTTGGCGGGGGTGGCCCTGGGGTGA
- the traT gene encoding complement resistance protein TraT, with the protein MHKNARTILLAATLAAGMLAMATTSGCTAAARGLGKMTANKYASAQSGTVWVVPPPQLEPPAPEDKTVYISYQNISDADVDLTQLLRDAASAQGWQLVSNPQEATYRLRARTRFFGEVEPESGGASAARAMGWISGAAVGVGTYALVESATDSWAAGAATGAAAGGLVGLGMTNASKVREWALITDFVLEEYSPDPIEFELLADSDSSSTTTAGVGSGRAADGGATSQRTGTSATMTRTSNYFPHGVRLSAWANQMNMKEGEAMPLIRERLENVVKQMLPQ; encoded by the coding sequence ATGCACAAGAACGCCCGCACAATCCTGCTCGCGGCCACCCTCGCCGCCGGCATGCTTGCCATGGCCACCACCTCCGGCTGCACCGCCGCCGCCCGGGGCCTGGGCAAGATGACCGCAAACAAGTACGCCAGCGCCCAGTCGGGCACCGTCTGGGTCGTCCCCCCGCCCCAGCTCGAGCCCCCCGCTCCCGAAGACAAGACCGTCTACATCTCCTACCAGAACATCTCCGACGCCGACGTCGACCTCACCCAACTCCTCCGGGACGCCGCATCTGCCCAGGGCTGGCAGCTCGTCTCCAACCCCCAGGAAGCAACCTACCGCCTCCGCGCTCGTACCCGCTTCTTCGGCGAGGTCGAACCCGAGTCCGGCGGCGCCAGCGCCGCACGCGCCATGGGCTGGATCAGCGGCGCCGCCGTCGGCGTGGGCACCTATGCCCTCGTCGAAAGCGCAACCGACAGCTGGGCCGCGGGCGCCGCAACCGGCGCAGCCGCGGGCGGCCTCGTTGGCCTGGGCATGACCAACGCGTCCAAGGTCCGCGAGTGGGCCCTCATCACCGACTTCGTCCTCGAGGAGTACAGCCCCGATCCCATCGAGTTCGAGCTCCTCGCCGACAGCGATTCCTCCAGCACCACCACCGCCGGCGTCGGGTCAGGCCGGGCCGCCGACGGCGGCGCCACCAGCCAGCGCACCGGCACCAGCGCCACCATGACGCGCACCAGCAACTACTTCCCCCACGGCGTCCGCCTCAGCGCATGGGCCAACCAGATGAACATGAAGGAAGGCGAGGCCATGCCCCTCATCCGCGAGCGCCTCGAGAACGTCGTCAAGCAGATGCTGCCACAGTAA